Proteins encoded by one window of Pyxidicoccus trucidator:
- a CDS encoding 50S ribosomal protein L11 methyltransferase, producing the protein MPAGLAPGAAFTWHSESGEPAPARLSPVDDRLKADTALKRVRNGEFLLYTGDFHNAKQLLGALGRRLSRPSNARSPLEAFRAERRARQLEHETLARIVVALDGAYKLGLSRAPDVAQACREVWGEPEAATTVVPLKQLLGMLGAAEWRRKGLAVPGLNGLLHPYYGVYLPTRTDYVELLLSLPDVKGKRVFDVGTGTGVLSFLLLQRGAASASATDCDSRAVACAKENAERLGLAKRFQVTEADLFPEGKADLVVCNPPWIPEPPKNRVDRAVFDEDNRFLLRFLEGLPGALTPGGEGLLILSDLAVLLGLRPPGWLEEQFTRCGLTVKWARSTPARHSKAKDTSDPLHAARSREVTTLYCLVPSSP; encoded by the coding sequence ATGCCGGCCGGGCTGGCGCCTGGCGCCGCGTTCACCTGGCACTCGGAGAGTGGCGAGCCCGCGCCCGCGCGCCTGTCCCCCGTGGATGACCGGCTCAAGGCCGACACCGCGCTCAAGCGCGTCCGCAATGGCGAGTTCCTGCTGTACACCGGCGACTTCCACAACGCGAAGCAGCTCCTGGGCGCGCTGGGCCGGCGGCTCTCCCGCCCCTCGAATGCCCGCTCGCCGCTGGAGGCGTTCCGGGCGGAGCGGCGCGCCCGGCAACTGGAGCACGAGACGCTGGCTCGAATCGTCGTCGCGCTCGACGGTGCCTACAAGCTCGGCCTGTCGCGCGCCCCGGACGTGGCACAGGCCTGCCGCGAGGTCTGGGGCGAGCCCGAGGCGGCCACCACCGTCGTCCCCCTCAAGCAGCTCCTCGGCATGCTCGGGGCCGCGGAGTGGCGGCGCAAGGGCCTGGCCGTGCCCGGCCTCAATGGCCTGCTCCATCCGTACTACGGCGTCTATCTGCCGACCCGCACGGACTACGTGGAGCTGCTGCTCTCCCTTCCCGACGTGAAGGGCAAGCGTGTCTTCGACGTGGGCACCGGCACGGGCGTGCTGTCGTTCCTCCTCCTGCAGCGCGGCGCGGCCTCCGCGTCGGCCACCGACTGCGACTCCCGGGCCGTGGCCTGCGCGAAGGAGAACGCGGAGCGGCTCGGCCTCGCCAAGCGCTTCCAGGTGACGGAGGCGGACCTCTTCCCGGAGGGGAAGGCGGACCTCGTCGTCTGCAACCCGCCCTGGATTCCCGAGCCGCCCAAGAACCGGGTGGACCGCGCCGTGTTCGACGAGGACAACCGCTTCCTGCTGCGCTTCCTGGAAGGGCTCCCCGGGGCGCTCACGCCCGGCGGGGAGGGGCTGCTCATCCTGTCCGACCTCGCGGTGCTGCTGGGCCTGCGCCCGCCCGGGTGGCTCGAGGAGCAATTCACCCGGTGCGGGCTGACGGTGAAGTGGGCCCGCTCGACTCCGGCGCGGCACTCGAAGGCCAAGGACACGTCAGACCCGCTGCATGCCGCGCGCTCGCGGGAGGTCACCACCCTCTACTGCCTGGTGCCCTCCTCCCCGTAG
- a CDS encoding FHA domain-containing protein, with amino-acid sequence MDEVIFLEVLEGDAVHARHRLERFPASVGRGYSNDVILDDPKVSPEHLRIERREDGALVLRDLGSHNGTYRVEPWAPLAELELTPDTRVSVGDTVLRFRSRSHPVEATVVGPAPTAPRPRLFEQPRTFGLALLALVGASLLESYLTNYGRTDWGELMVSVMAPLMLILVWAGGWSVASRIARRQFHYRAHATISTLVLLGAVLGPALLTLVGFSLALGGGLSGLQYAVLLGLLGWGLYWHLRYVTRWEPRRLMRSLVFVVLVFGVLSRADDLLGNEGFSDGLDFPRTLLPPHFRLARAQPVEDFFEDTARLQEQVDALTKEE; translated from the coding sequence GTGGACGAAGTGATCTTCCTGGAGGTGCTGGAAGGCGACGCCGTCCACGCCCGCCACCGCCTGGAGCGTTTCCCCGCCAGCGTGGGGCGCGGCTACTCCAACGACGTCATCCTCGATGACCCGAAAGTCTCCCCCGAGCACCTGCGCATCGAGCGCCGCGAGGACGGCGCGCTGGTGCTGCGCGACCTGGGCAGCCACAACGGCACGTACCGCGTGGAGCCCTGGGCCCCGCTCGCCGAGCTGGAGCTGACCCCCGACACCCGCGTGTCGGTGGGCGACACCGTGCTGCGCTTCCGCTCGCGCAGCCACCCGGTGGAGGCCACCGTCGTCGGGCCCGCGCCCACGGCGCCACGGCCCCGCCTCTTCGAGCAGCCCCGCACCTTCGGCCTGGCGCTGCTGGCGCTCGTGGGCGCGAGCCTGCTGGAGTCGTACCTCACCAACTACGGGCGCACCGACTGGGGCGAGCTGATGGTGTCGGTGATGGCGCCGCTCATGCTCATCCTCGTCTGGGCCGGTGGCTGGTCGGTGGCGAGCCGCATCGCCCGCCGGCAGTTCCACTACCGCGCGCACGCCACCATCAGCACGCTGGTGCTGCTGGGCGCCGTCCTCGGGCCCGCGCTGCTCACGCTCGTGGGCTTCAGCCTGGCGCTGGGCGGGGGCCTGTCGGGGCTTCAGTACGCCGTGCTCCTGGGGCTGCTGGGGTGGGGGCTGTACTGGCACCTGCGCTACGTGACGCGGTGGGAGCCGAGGCGGCTGATGCGCTCGCTCGTCTTCGTCGTCCTCGTGTTCGGCGTCCTCTCCCGCGCGGATGACCTGCTGGGCAACGAGGGCTTCAGCGATGGGCTGGACTTCCCCCGCACGCTGCTGCCGCCCCACTTCCGGCTCGCCCGCGCACAGCCCGTGGAGGATTTCTTCGAGGACACGGCACGGCTCCAGGAACAGGTGGACGCGCTGACGAAGGAGGAGTGA
- a CDS encoding S1C family serine protease codes for MFAFILAAAVLAQSPVAPSEPGPPRSDAGVPEAALPVPAVALPPATHELFQRIQGRVAQVRIIERRSGTRSSIGSAFFVSAAGHAVTNYHVVSDVVIHPEDYTAELVLSGGAEPVPVRLVDVDVVHDLAVIQLDTPVKDFFALEDREPPQGARLFAMGNPRDLGTTIVEGTYNGLIQDALYERLHFSGAINPGMSGGPTLTGEGRVVGVNVATMGNQVGFLVPVRYARELLARALQAKSADAQALLATVRTQLLDNQQRLTERLLAATLPKQALGGYRVPGRWSPFLKCWGDTPHDPEVPYTVTNYQCSSEEDIYVSSLHRTGVVAFLHQHATSQKLGSLRFSALYSALFSQDPDAVEATRQDVTNYRCKSEFVDVGGLPVRAALCLRAYRKFPGLYDVVLRAATLNAGTSGVDTSLTLAGFTADNGRRIARRYLEGLSWTK; via the coding sequence ATGTTCGCCTTCATCCTCGCCGCGGCCGTGCTCGCGCAGTCGCCGGTGGCCCCCTCCGAGCCCGGCCCGCCACGGTCCGACGCCGGAGTCCCCGAGGCCGCGCTCCCCGTGCCCGCGGTGGCGCTGCCTCCAGCCACCCATGAGCTGTTCCAGCGCATCCAGGGCCGCGTCGCCCAGGTGCGCATCATCGAGCGTCGCTCGGGGACGCGCTCGTCCATCGGCTCGGCGTTCTTCGTCTCCGCCGCCGGCCACGCGGTGACGAACTACCACGTGGTCTCCGACGTGGTCATCCACCCGGAGGACTACACGGCGGAGTTGGTGCTGAGCGGCGGCGCCGAGCCCGTGCCCGTGCGCCTCGTCGACGTGGACGTCGTGCACGACCTGGCCGTCATCCAGCTGGACACGCCCGTGAAGGACTTCTTCGCCCTGGAGGACCGCGAGCCCCCGCAGGGCGCGCGCCTGTTCGCCATGGGCAATCCGAGAGACCTGGGCACCACCATCGTCGAGGGCACCTACAACGGCCTCATCCAGGACGCGCTCTACGAGCGGCTCCACTTCAGCGGCGCCATCAACCCCGGCATGAGCGGCGGGCCCACCCTCACCGGAGAGGGCCGCGTGGTGGGAGTCAACGTCGCCACCATGGGCAACCAGGTCGGCTTCCTCGTGCCCGTGCGCTATGCGCGCGAGCTGCTCGCCCGCGCGCTCCAGGCGAAGAGCGCGGACGCGCAGGCGCTCCTGGCCACGGTGCGCACGCAGTTGCTGGACAACCAGCAGCGGCTCACCGAGCGGCTCCTGGCGGCCACGCTGCCGAAGCAGGCCCTGGGCGGCTACCGCGTCCCCGGCCGCTGGAGCCCCTTCCTCAAGTGCTGGGGCGACACGCCGCATGACCCGGAGGTGCCGTACACGGTGACGAACTACCAGTGCTCCTCCGAGGAGGACATCTACGTGTCCTCGCTCCACCGCACCGGCGTGGTGGCCTTCCTGCATCAGCACGCCACCAGCCAGAAGCTGGGCTCGCTGCGCTTCTCCGCGCTGTACAGCGCGCTGTTCTCCCAGGACCCGGACGCGGTGGAGGCCACGCGCCAGGACGTCACCAACTACCGCTGCAAGTCGGAGTTCGTCGACGTGGGCGGCCTGCCCGTGCGCGCCGCGCTGTGCCTGCGCGCCTATCGCAAGTTCCCCGGCCTCTACGACGTGGTGCTGCGCGCCGCCACGCTGAACGCGGGCACCAGCGGCGTGGACACCTCGCTCACGCTCGCCGGCTTCACCGCGGACAATGGCCGCCGGATTGCGCGCCGCTACCTGGAGGGGTTGTCGTGGACGAAGTGA
- a CDS encoding fibrinogen-like YCDxxxxGGGW domain-containing protein: MKTSPRHITRSCMVSTSLPAAFGAVSALLLLLNALPALAGEPSYGETPDLAMESCRHLYSAGVRRSGVYYLKPDGTQAITAYCDLETQGGGWALVYNSVLGSNTTDFWNIPYAERLGRRGRPSLDSNFYDGSLYLYRKTEYVSAVQYMDIIEDLRGKAVVVFTAQVEGFNTTTMRFQNPQLLGGDGLIYIVQFASGWSAPDYDGDLNPLAQCATTFANVTQHYRDCWYYSLGSDAETDTEDGRVGPHLSSPRAADLQLASDGTAYTRVRRISRFVRW, translated from the coding sequence ATGAAGACCTCACCCCGCCACATCACGAGGTCTTGTATGGTTTCGACGTCTCTGCCCGCTGCCTTTGGAGCAGTCTCTGCGCTGTTGCTGCTGCTCAACGCGCTGCCAGCCCTCGCGGGAGAACCCAGCTATGGGGAGACGCCCGACCTCGCAATGGAGAGCTGTCGGCACCTCTACTCCGCAGGCGTCCGCCGCTCGGGCGTCTACTACCTCAAGCCCGACGGCACCCAGGCCATCACGGCTTATTGCGACCTGGAGACGCAGGGAGGCGGCTGGGCGCTCGTCTACAATAGTGTGCTAGGGAGTAACACGACGGACTTCTGGAACATACCCTACGCCGAGCGCCTCGGGCGCAGGGGCCGTCCCAGCCTCGACTCCAACTTTTATGACGGTAGCCTCTATCTCTACCGCAAGACGGAGTACGTGAGCGCCGTCCAGTACATGGACATCATCGAGGACTTGCGCGGCAAGGCCGTCGTCGTGTTCACGGCGCAGGTGGAGGGCTTCAACACCACCACGATGAGGTTCCAGAATCCCCAACTGCTCGGCGGCGATGGGCTCATTTACATAGTGCAGTTTGCCTCGGGTTGGTCAGCGCCTGATTATGACGGCGACTTGAACCCGCTTGCGCAGTGCGCGACGACCTTCGCGAACGTCACCCAGCACTATCGCGATTGCTGGTATTACAGCCTGGGTTCCGACGCCGAAACCGATACTGAGGATGGAAGGGTCGGCCCCCACCTCAGCTCTCCCCGCGCCGCAGACCTACAGCTTGCCAGTGATGGTACTGCCTACACGCGAGTACGCCGCATCTCTCGCTTCGTCAGGTGGTAG
- a CDS encoding phage tail protein: MPYLGDVRAMSFASVPEGWAPCGGQLLPIEQNRALFSLLGTTYGGDGQTTFALPDLPGVPVQNDSTSGLTLDYCICLHGDLPAPAGSGVEPGERRREGIRTIDVYAGEVRAMPYDLVPAGWAPCDERLLGVAEEAALPNRRAYFELPTLAPMAARSGTLEHRIAMDGVFLYVSGGGPKGFLKSGAEYRMSDSLAGETRIFGFNCEPPGWMKCDGRLISVSEYESLFEAIGTTYGGDGQSTFGLPNATGPDFEGKPLSLFINLGVPHFSIDSGDSSGVPTGASGVATKLLYDIRLENASRDFGDVHGMPEEQAHPLIVALLRLYGARPGTKAHVEATAVLSGALKAMPGRPQ; this comes from the coding sequence ATGCCCTATCTCGGCGACGTGCGCGCGATGAGCTTCGCTTCGGTCCCGGAGGGGTGGGCGCCGTGCGGCGGGCAGCTGCTTCCGATCGAGCAGAACAGGGCGTTGTTTTCCCTGCTCGGCACCACCTATGGCGGTGACGGCCAGACGACTTTCGCCTTGCCGGATCTCCCCGGCGTGCCGGTCCAGAACGATTCCACCTCCGGTCTCACCCTCGATTATTGCATCTGCCTCCACGGCGATTTGCCCGCCCCGGCGGGGAGCGGAGTTGAGCCCGGCGAGCGGCGACGGGAAGGGATAAGGACGATCGACGTCTACGCAGGCGAAGTGAGGGCCATGCCCTACGACCTCGTGCCGGCCGGCTGGGCCCCTTGCGACGAACGGTTGCTTGGGGTCGCGGAGGAAGCGGCGCTTCCTAACCGCCGGGCGTATTTCGAGCTTCCGACGCTGGCCCCGATGGCCGCCCGGTCCGGCACCCTTGAGCATCGCATCGCGATGGACGGAGTCTTCTTGTATGTATCGGGGGGCGGCCCCAAGGGCTTCCTGAAATCGGGGGCCGAGTATCGGATGAGCGACTCGCTGGCCGGCGAGACGCGTATTTTCGGCTTCAACTGCGAGCCGCCTGGATGGATGAAGTGTGACGGCCGGCTGATTTCGGTCAGCGAATATGAATCGCTCTTCGAGGCGATCGGAACGACCTACGGCGGCGACGGCCAATCCACATTCGGCCTGCCGAACGCCACCGGCCCGGATTTCGAGGGCAAGCCGCTGAGCCTCTTCATCAACCTGGGAGTGCCGCACTTTTCGATTGATTCCGGAGACTCGTCCGGAGTCCCTACAGGCGCGTCCGGAGTCGCCACGAAGTTGCTCTACGACATCAGACTGGAAAATGCGAGCCGGGACTTCGGCGACGTACACGGGATGCCGGAGGAGCAGGCCCACCCGCTGATCGTCGCGTTGCTCCGCCTCTACGGCGCGCGGCCGGGGACTAAGGCGCACGTCGAAGCGACGGCGGTCTTGTCCGGGGCGCTGAAGGCCATGCCGGGGCGCCCGCAATGA
- a CDS encoding tail fiber protein yields the protein MPYLGDVRLMSFPSVPEWWVRCRGQLLPIERNRALFCLLGTTYGGDGETTFALPDLPGVPCAPSSGRHVDEEFAEAPRTQTLTYCICIQGDVPSAAAHSEAEEAEPREADSRTIDAYVGEIRAMPYGFARSGWALCDGQFVERAANEALFSQLPNQGADEVEKVALPKLDPLAARRGALNYYISLQGMARRVDGRAPTTAEYADVERPMSDALVGEMRLFACAPPSPPGWLHCRGQSLPIAEHEALFELIGKSYGSWGIPTFALPNVAGPSCEGWHLNMFINMGKAVNSSIGAAEASDVAFRALDELDQANAQLNFVESGMPREQAGRAISAVLRLFGARPGTKASLEASAALSEAMRELPGRE from the coding sequence ATGCCGTATCTCGGCGACGTGCGGCTGATGAGCTTTCCCTCCGTCCCGGAATGGTGGGTCCGGTGCCGGGGACAGCTGCTTCCGATCGAGCGGAACAGAGCGTTGTTTTGCCTGCTCGGCACCACCTATGGCGGTGACGGCGAGACGACATTCGCTTTGCCCGATCTACCCGGCGTGCCGTGCGCACCCTCCAGCGGCCGTCATGTCGATGAAGAATTCGCCGAGGCTCCCCGCACGCAGACCTTGACCTATTGCATCTGCATTCAGGGGGATGTGCCCAGCGCCGCGGCGCATAGTGAGGCTGAGGAGGCTGAGCCGAGGGAAGCAGACTCAAGGACGATCGACGCCTATGTTGGCGAAATCAGGGCCATGCCCTACGGGTTCGCCCGGTCCGGCTGGGCCCTTTGCGATGGCCAGTTTGTGGAGAGGGCCGCGAACGAGGCGCTTTTTTCCCAGCTTCCCAACCAGGGCGCCGACGAGGTTGAGAAAGTCGCGCTGCCCAAATTGGACCCGCTGGCGGCGCGGCGCGGCGCCCTCAATTATTACATCTCTCTGCAGGGGATGGCCCGTCGCGTCGATGGACGCGCGCCCACGACTGCGGAATATGCGGACGTCGAACGTCCGATGAGCGACGCTTTGGTCGGCGAAATGCGACTCTTCGCCTGCGCCCCTCCATCGCCGCCCGGATGGCTGCACTGCAGGGGCCAGTCGCTGCCGATCGCCGAACATGAGGCGCTCTTCGAGCTGATCGGGAAAAGCTATGGCAGCTGGGGCATTCCGACCTTCGCCTTGCCGAACGTCGCCGGCCCGTCCTGCGAGGGCTGGCACCTGAATATGTTCATCAACATGGGGAAGGCGGTGAACTCCTCGATCGGCGCCGCCGAGGCATCCGATGTCGCCTTCAGGGCGCTCGACGAGCTCGACCAAGCGAACGCGCAGCTGAATTTCGTCGAGAGCGGGATGCCGCGCGAACAGGCCGGCCGCGCGATCAGCGCTGTGCTTCGGCTCTTCGGCGCGCGGCCGGGTACGAAGGCAAGTCTCGAGGCCTCCGCGGCCCTGTCCGAGGCGATGCGGGAACTTCCGGGCCGGGAATGA
- a CDS encoding tetratricopeptide repeat protein produces MTPGARADMEAHADRALRRGELAEALGLYESLVQAFPDDAGLALKLSNLRDSLQPTELQALEASKPPEEESLPLAPSSPAQEGERLFALGDYVGAAAAYRRALQERPDSELLKERLIELYRLAKEMPLQSPTDKALPKEAQPRLQALLDRVASRRRLKRD; encoded by the coding sequence ATGACCCCAGGAGCCCGGGCCGACATGGAGGCACACGCCGATCGCGCCCTGCGCCGCGGCGAGCTCGCCGAAGCGCTCGGCCTCTACGAGTCCCTCGTCCAGGCCTTCCCGGACGACGCGGGGCTCGCCCTCAAGCTCTCCAACCTGCGCGACTCCCTCCAGCCGACGGAGCTCCAGGCGCTCGAGGCCTCCAAGCCCCCCGAGGAAGAGTCCCTACCCCTCGCCCCCTCCTCTCCCGCGCAGGAGGGCGAGCGCCTCTTCGCCCTCGGGGACTACGTGGGAGCCGCCGCCGCCTACCGCCGTGCCCTTCAAGAGCGCCCGGACAGCGAGCTGCTGAAGGAGCGGCTGATCGAGCTCTATCGGCTCGCGAAGGAGATGCCCCTACAGTCCCCGACAGACAAGGCCCTTCCGAAGGAGGCGCAGCCTCGCCTCCAGGCCCTGCTGGACCGGGTCGCCTCGCGACGTCGCCTCAAGCGTGACTGA
- a CDS encoding 6-phosphofructokinase has product MPRSLRLGVLTGGGDCPGLNALIRGLVKRGTHEFGHEFVGIENGYMGLVEPGLAHPLTEEDTRGILPKGGTILGTSNKANPFSYAFKENEHWVERDVSDQVLRRCEELKLDGLIAVGGDGTLSIGHRLAARGLNVVGCPKTIDNDLSGTDQTFGFDTARLIVTEALDRLHSTAEAHDRVMVVEIMGRHAGFLTLESGIAGGADVILIPEIPYRVDSIVEKIRRRSTRRRSFSIIAISEGAFPEGGALAVLEKAEDVPGRGVVRLGGSGKVCADLLARHVDAEIRVTVLGHLQRGGSPSAADRVLATRYGCKVLDLVRDGQWNHMVALRAGQIVAVPLSESRKERRVDPSGELVRFAKSMGISFGD; this is encoded by the coding sequence ATGCCCCGCTCCCTGCGACTCGGAGTCCTCACCGGTGGTGGCGACTGCCCGGGACTCAATGCGCTGATCCGTGGCCTCGTGAAGCGGGGCACGCACGAGTTCGGCCATGAGTTCGTGGGCATCGAGAATGGCTACATGGGGCTCGTCGAGCCGGGCCTCGCCCATCCGCTCACCGAGGAGGACACGCGCGGCATCCTCCCCAAGGGCGGCACCATCCTCGGCACCTCCAACAAGGCCAATCCGTTCTCCTACGCCTTCAAGGAGAACGAGCACTGGGTGGAGCGGGACGTGTCCGACCAGGTCCTCCGCCGCTGCGAGGAATTGAAGCTGGACGGGCTCATCGCCGTGGGCGGAGACGGGACGCTTTCGATTGGCCACCGATTGGCCGCCAGGGGTCTCAACGTCGTGGGCTGTCCGAAGACCATCGACAACGACCTCTCCGGGACGGACCAGACGTTCGGGTTCGACACCGCGCGCCTCATCGTCACCGAGGCGTTGGATCGGCTGCACTCCACCGCCGAGGCGCATGACCGTGTCATGGTGGTGGAGATCATGGGCCGGCACGCCGGCTTCCTCACCCTGGAGAGCGGCATCGCCGGGGGCGCGGACGTCATCCTGATTCCCGAGATTCCCTATCGGGTGGACTCCATCGTGGAGAAGATCCGCCGCCGCTCGACGCGCCGACGCAGCTTCTCCATCATCGCCATCTCCGAGGGAGCCTTCCCGGAGGGCGGCGCGCTGGCCGTGCTGGAGAAGGCCGAGGACGTGCCCGGGCGCGGCGTGGTGCGGCTGGGCGGCTCCGGCAAGGTGTGCGCGGACCTGCTCGCGCGGCACGTCGACGCGGAGATTCGCGTCACGGTGCTGGGCCACCTGCAGCGCGGCGGCAGCCCGAGCGCCGCGGACCGGGTGCTGGCCACGCGCTACGGGTGCAAGGTGTTGGATCTCGTGCGGGACGGACAGTGGAACCACATGGTGGCGCTGCGCGCCGGCCAGATTGTCGCGGTACCGTTGAGTGAGTCGCGCAAGGAGCGCCGGGTGGACCCCTCCGGCGAGCTGGTGCGCTTCGCGAAGAGCATGGGCATCAGCTTCGGGGACTGA